A region of Carassius auratus strain Wakin chromosome 11, ASM336829v1, whole genome shotgun sequence DNA encodes the following proteins:
- the LOC113111013 gene encoding LOW QUALITY PROTEIN: lymphocyte antigen 75-like (The sequence of the model RefSeq protein was modified relative to this genomic sequence to represent the inferred CDS: inserted 1 base in 1 codon), with amino-acid sequence MDWRTQQLFYTIIFLLSGVNLARCVSAVNNGEDTFTIQHNSSGKCLLVQDGALKLGDCSSVPAVSWKWGSAHRLFHMETSKCLGMEVRSKTVILFSCDSTEILRWNCYEDIIYTEYQMKLSVGTNDSVTAKRDGQDTWKRGRSSENICQQPYRRMHTSGGNSNGAPCEFPFLYNGTWHHSCLPGTGNNTLDWCSTTANYDLQKKWGNCLKYVEGCINLWEKAPVKGRCYQVVSTAVVTWHEARDACRSQGGDLLSVSSPQELDFFKNQKDLPSKLWIGLNHLDWMQGWQWSDGSALSFAPWETGIPIRSLISDEDCGVLKEPLRFGAETCENRLPFICMKNDKDSETTADREVYKPTVCKDGWTGWKGFCYKLHSKTESKLSQHEALSMCQEDYSDLASIHSLEDIEMLHTNFHSDLKTEVWIGLVGNGNTSVFEWVDKEPVSFTYWARAQPPPLLPNTIHCVYYSGEHHTWSVSDCEKPRAYMCKSNGSLNESAPEEGCPPDGNWRRHGNACYKVETEPVFYKNSCHLTINNRFEQAFINSLLKEHISTEVLYFWTGLQDTKGSREYHWIGQDGTAGEVTYTNWKWLEPAFAGGCVVMSTRIPLGQWVVKNCTQFKAGRICKKPIKSMVQPTPDPVEPNLNASCAPGWVSKEGLKYCYKVFHEERLTRKRSWEEAERFCEALGGHLPSFTEAKDMQALHYILRGSISDNRFFWVGLNRRNPNNNNNWEWSDGRPVSMMIFPEEFNEDDAYNRDCVAFKTLKGNYKPFLFLLFHNVPLRPFYPSVFHCNAKLEWVCQIPRGETPKTPEWYNPDGHHNTSVFIDGQEFWFVTEPKLSFEEALLYCSSNNSKLAAPNTLNAARRLQERLFEHSEQENLKWWADLRYHGPHVPFMLSPMHYYYSAFLGRCPSITHVSFEPGFSGKCNEKQPFVCESLNVTSAEKGSPGPPPANTSCPSTSKHFRKKCYQVLSESRSNFQTFKDANEFCKTLAGSMLTISDQVEQDFITTMLPEIPGQPQKVWIGLKFKLHDTQWVDNSPVAYLNFNPLLHGQLRPIFINSFEEDSMELCAYMYNDDHSDMMGTWDYTTCSDRQYLSICQHPADEQKEPEHQDDFTVHNHTFKVVQQDNLTWMEALQVCRSYDMTLASVPDAYVQAVLTVEVSHRGQPLWIGLFSEDDGEHYHWTDHSHNEFSRWTPEATKGGCVYLDTDGFWKATECEDELSGVICHIPHIEPVTPEVDSVRCPHKSNGQNWIRFKKNCYTLLLGASRWGKNDIIDPQICKSLAGAGEFLTIRDEEENNFIRQQLQPFKNLVMFVWLGMNKNKMDEQLKWLDGSNVQFSNWKYGLRPNITESFMVGLNLIGEWEMITNPRFFNTFKQRSIVVCKIENDTKEEFMKDVVDVNAPDGISYRRVAKRMDWYQALQECGRNGGHLASISDKTTNDNMALIAKRDGFSLWIGLSKQDVSGWPYEWSDGSAVKFIPDGFVNDGLDYEEKCVFVDSKGTWTAVNCHAAQEGAICYNHISEKTVAHLSSESSSSCPKSDAHXSWVLFKDHCYAFNMYNYSVFTMESAKNVCQNLDSSSKLLTIKSKEENDFVSDFMNKNPSITSRVWLALNVDANGEPTGWHDGSELDFSSWDAKSGPQLSRQTPQICAVMVSSNGSWTHTSCLNSRSRIVCKAPAYPGSPVALVFFIIVLLCMFAAVPFILYQKNKHRFHSTVRYQRNFDDADSASMINNAE; translated from the exons ATGGATTGGCGCACACAGCAGTTGTTTTACACAATAATATTTCTACTTTCGGGAGTTAATTTAGCAAGATGCGTATCAGCTGTAAACAACG GAGAGGACACGTTTACTATCCAGCACAATAGCAGTGGGAAGTGCCTCCTGGTCCAGGATGGAGCCTTGAAGTTGGGTGATTGCTCGTCGGTGCCGGCCGTGTCGTGGAAATGGGGTTCGGCCCACAGACTGTTCCACATGGAGACCTCAAAGTGTCTGGGTATGGAGGTGCGCTCTAAAACCGTGATCCTGTTCAGCTGCGACTCCACGGAGATTCTGCGCTGGAACTGCTACGAGGACATCATCTACACAGAATACCAAATGAAACTCAGCGTCGGGACCAACGACTCTGTGACCGCCAAGAGGGACGGACAGGACACTTGGAAAAGAGGACGGAGCTCGGAAAACATCTGTCAGCAGCCTTATCGAA GGATGCACACAAGCGGGGGGAATTCTAACGGGGCACCCTGTGAGTTCCCCTTCCTCTACAATGGGACCTGGCACCACAGCTGTCTGCCTGGCACCGGAAACAATACACTGGACTGGTGCTCCACCACAGCTAACTATGATCTACAGAAGAAGTGGGGGAATTGCCTGAAGTATG tggaaggatgcattaatttatgGGAGAAAGCCCCTGTGAAAGGACGCTGCTATCAGGTGGTCTCCACAGCGGTGGTGACCTGGCACGAGGCGAGGGATGCCTGTCGCAGTCAAGGCGGAGATCTGCTCAGCGTGTCCAGCCCTCAAGAGCTTGACTTCT TTAAAAATCAGAAAGACTTGCCAAGCAAGCTGTGGATCGGCTTGAACCATCTGGACTGGATGCAGGGTTGGCAGTGGTCAGATGGATCAGCTTTATCTTTTGCCCCTTGGGAAACAG GCATCCCGATCAGATCTCTTATATCGGACGAGGACTGTGGAGTTCTGAAGGAGCCGCTGCGTTTCGGTGCAGAGACGTGTGAAAATCGGCTTCCCTTCATCTGCATGAAGAATGACAAAGACAGTGAGACTACAG CAGACAGGGAGGTATATAAGCCCACGGTGTGTAAAGATGGTTGGACTGGGTGGAAAGGATTCTGTTATAAACTCCACAGTAAAACCGAGTCAAAACTGTCCCAGCATGAAGCTCTGAGCATGTGTCAGGAAGATTACTCTGACCTTGCCAGCATCCACAGTTTAGAGGATATTGAAATGCTACACACAAATTTTCACTCAG ATCTGAAGACAGAGGTATGGATTGGTCTTGTTGGTAATGGAAACACCTCAGTTTTTGAATGGGTCGATAAAGAACCGGTTTCTTTCACATACTGGGCCAGAGCTCAACCTCCACCACTTCTACCAAACACCATCCACTGCGTGTACTATTcaggagag CATCATACGTGGTCTGTGTCTGATTGTGAAAAGCCGAGGGCTTACATGTGTAAGTCGAATGGGAGTTTGAATGAGAGCGCCCCAGAGGAAGGCTGCCCTCCAGACGGG AATTGGAGGAGACATGGCAATGCTTGCTATAAAGTGGAAACTGAGCCGGTGTTTTATAAAAACAGCTGCCATCTCACCATTAATAACAG ATTTGAACAGGCCTTCATTAACAGTCTTCTGAAAGAGCACATCAGCACTGAGGTGTTGTATTTCTGGACCGGGCTACAGGACACTAAAGGGTCCAGGGAGTACCACTGGATCGGTCAGGATGGGACAGCAGGCGAGGTCACCTACACCAACTGGAAATGGCTAGAACCAG CTTTCGCCGGTGGCTGTGTGGTGATGTCTACTAGGATTCCTTTGGGCCAGTGGGTTGTTAAGAACTGCACTCAGTTCAAAGCTGGCAGAATCTGTAAGAAACCCATCAAATCAATGGTCCAACCCACCCCAGATCCAGTGGAGCCCAATCTCAATGCTTCCTGTGCACCAGGATGGGTCTCAAAGGAAGGCCTAAAGTACTGTTACAAG GTGTTTCACGAGGAGCGTTTGACCAGGAAGCGTTCGTGGGAAGAGGCGGAGCGTTTCTGTGAGGCACTAGGGGGGCATTTGCCCAGCTTCACTGAGGCTAAAGATATGCAAGCGTTACATTACATCCTGAGAGGCTCTATTAG TGATAATCGTTTTTTCTGGGTGGGACTAAATCGCAGAAAtccaaataacaacaacaactgggAGTGGAGTGACGGGCGTCCG GTCTCCATGATGATCTTTCCTGAGGAATTCAATGAAGATGATGCCTATAACAGGGATTGTGTTGCGTTTAAG actttgAAAGGAAACTACAAGCCATTTCTCTTCCTCCTGTTTCATAATGTTCCTCTACGGCCTTTTTATCCCAGCGTCTTTCACTGCAACGCTAAACTGGAATGGGTGTGTCAGATACCACGAG GTGAAACACCAAAAACACCAGAGTGGTACAATCCAG ATGGGCACCATAACACATCAGTATTTATAGACGGCCAGGAGTTCTGGTTTGTAACAGAGCCAAAGTTGTCCTTCGAGGAGGCCTTATTGTactgcagcagcaacaacagcaagCTCGCCGCACCCAACACCCTTAATGCTGCACGCCGCCTACAGGAACGTCTTTTTGAG CATTCAGAGCAAGAGAACTTAAAGTGGTGGGCAGACCTTCGTTACCATGGTCCTCATGTTCCCTTTAT gctcAGCCCCATGCACTACTATTATTCAGCGTTTCTGGGAAGGTGCCCCTCTATCACTCACGTATCATTTGAACCTG GTTTCAGCGGCAAATGTAATGAAAAACAGCCGTTTGTGTGCGAGTCACTGAACGTCACTTCTGCGGAGAAAGGAAGCCCAGGACCGCCCCCTGCCAACACCTCATGTCCGAGCACTTCCAAACACTTCAGAAAGAAG TGCTATCAGGTTTTATCCGAGTCTAGATCTAATTTCCAAACCTTCAAAGATGCCAATGAGTTCTGCAAGACACTGGCAGGCTCCATGCTCACCATATCTGACCAAGTTGAACAGG ATTTCATCACTACAATGTTACCAGAGATACCCGGACAGCCTCAGAAAGTCTGGATTGGCCTAAAGTTCAAGCTTCATGACACTCAGTGGGTGGACAACTCGCCAGTTGCATATCTGAACTTCAATCCTCTTCTGCATGGCCAGTTACGACCCATATTCATCAAT TCGTTTGAAGAGGACTCCATGGAGCTCTGTGCCTACATGTATAATGATGATCATTCGGACATGATGGGCACCTGGGACTACACCACCTGCTCCGACCGCCAGTATCTCAGCATCTGCCAGCATCCTGCAG ATGAACAAAAGGAACCTGAGCATCAGGATGATTTCACGGTTCATAATCATACATTTAAGGTGGTACAGCAAGACAATTTAACATGGATGGAGGCTCTTCAGGTGTGCCGGAGCTACGATATGACCTTGGCCAGCGTACCTGACGCATATGTCCAAGCAGTGCTCACAGTTGAAGTCTCTCACAGAGGACAGCCCCTCTGGATTGGACTCTTCAGTGAAGAT gaTGGGGAGCACTACCACTGGACAGACCACAGCCACAATGAATTCAGCCGCTGGACCCCTGAAGCCACCAAAGGAGGCTGTGTGTATCTGGACACTGACGGTTTCTGGAAGGCAACCGAGTGTGAGGATGAGCTTTCAGGAGTGATCTGCCACATCCCACACA TTGAGCCTGTCACACCCGAAGTGGATTCGGTCAGATGTCCTCACAAAAGCAATGGACAGAACTGGATCCGCTTTAAGAAGAACTGCTATACGTTACTGCTGGGGGCCTCCAGATGGGGCAAAAACGACATCATTGATCCGCAGATCTGCAAGTCTCTTG CCGGGGCCGGAGAATTCCTGACAATTCGTGATGAGGAAGAGAATAATTTCATCAGGCAACAGTTGCAGCCATTCAAAAATTTAGTCATGTTTGTGTGGCTGGGAATGAACAAAAACAAGATGG atgagCAGCTGAAGTGGCTAGATGGCAGCAATGTGCAGTTCTCTAACTGGAAATACGGTCTAAGACCAAACATCACCGAGTCCTTCATGGTTGGTCTCAACTTAATCGGAGAGTGGGAAATGATAACAAATCCACGTTTTTTCAATACCTTCAAACAGAGGAGTATTGTGGTGTGCAAGATCGAAAATG ATACCAAAGAGGAGTTCATGAAGGATGTGGTTGACGTTAATGCTCCGGATGGCATAAGTTACCGTCGGGTGGCCAAGAGAATGGATTGGTATCAGGCACTGCAAGAGTGTGGACGCAACGGAGGCCATCTTGCCAGCATTTCTGACAAAACCACTAACGACAACATGGCACTGATCGCCAAACGGGACGGCTTTTCACTCTGGATCGGCCTCTCCAAACAAGAT GTAAGTGGATGGCCATATGAGTGGTCAGATGGGAGTGCAGTGAAATTCATACCAGATGGATTTGTCAACGACGGCCTTGATTATGaggaaaagtgtgtgtttgtggactcAAAAGGCACCTGGACGGCTGTCAACTGTCATGCAGCCCAAGAAGGAGCCATCTGTTACAACCACATCAGTGAGA AAACTGTTGCACATCTCTCTTCTGAATCCAGCAGCAGTTGTCCCAAGAGTGATGCTC TTTCATGGGTCCTGTTCAAAGATCACTGCTATGCTTTCAACATGTACAACTACTCCGTCTTTACCATGGAGAGCGCCAAGAACGTGTGTCAGAATCTGG ATTCTTCCTCCAAGCTGTTAACCATCAAGAGCAAAGAGGAGAATGATTTTGTCTCTGACTTCATGAATAAGAACCCCTCCATCACAAGCCGCGTGTGGCTGGCGCTCAACGTTGACGCCAATG GTGAGCCCACAGGTTGGCACGATGGCAGTGAACTGGACTTCTCTAGCTGGGATGCAAAATCAGGCCCACAATTATCCCGGCAGACGCCACAGATCTGCGCAGTCATGGTGTCCAGCAACGGCTCCTGGACCCACACGAGCTGCTTGAACAGCCGCAGCCGGATCGTCTGCAAAGCCCCTGCCT ATCCAGGAAGCCCTGTGGCTTTGGTCTTCTTCATCATTGTACTCCTGTGCATGTTCGCGGCTGTCCCCTTCATCTTGTACCAGAAAAACAAGCATCGCTTCCATTCGACTGTACGTTACCAGCGCAACTTTGATGACGCGGACAGCGCAAGTATGATCAATAATGCAGAATAA